GTGGCCGAATGGACTGGAGCGTGGGATCTCTCCACCGCTTTGCCAATGGCTGCCGTGGCTCCACAGTCTGAAGCAGCCTCCGCTATCCTTTGCAGGAGGGAAAACCCGCACGACGCTGTGGTCTTCCATCCCAAGCACGCCGGCAAGACCCTCAGCAGCCTCCCTGAGAATTGGTGAGCGGGCTGGCTGGTGCAGGGCTGCCCTTTGTCCCGCGAAGGCCCCCCTGGAGCCGGCAGCTGCTCTCCAGGGGCTGGTGTGTGTGGTCGCCATGGGGAGAACAGGGCTGCCGCATTCTACAAAAGGCTGCTGGGAAGCAGCTTGGGAGCGGAGGAAGGGAGGACCAGGCAGGGCTTCCTGATGGGGGTTCCGAGGGGCTCATCTCGGTCTGGGTTTCCCTGCAGTGTCATTGGAACCAGTTCACTTCGTCGAGCAGCTCAGCTGAAAAGAAAGTTTCCTCGGCTGCAGTTCAAGGATATTGTATCCTTTCATGATCCAGGAGGCtcatgtttattcattcattcaatttctacagCCGCCTAACTCACAAAGCGACTGACTCGGTGTGGCTTGCAATTAGAAAGGAGCATAAAAACAAAGGAACCAAAACCACATCCAGAACAGAAAAGCGGAATCACAGACCAACCATCACATGTTCCTTTCAAGGCCTTTCCAGCTGGATGGGCTCATCCCACGCTCCAGGCCAATGGCTGGGGAAGAACCAGGATTTCAGGCCCTTGTGGCAGGCCAGCGTGTTTGGCGtgtctggatctcaggggaaatGAGATCCCATGggacaggcactgtgacagagaaggcacggtCCCCTGGAGCCCCTCCAAAGCGTGCCCACCCTTCTGGATCTCCTGGAGCCAGCAGAGGCCATTGGAGACAGGCAGTGTCACAAAGAGTCTGGCTCTGTCTtgtgccacgaagggctttatagatagcAACCAGCACGTGACTTGCACCTAGAAGCCTATAATGCGCCAGTGCAGCGTGCTTACTGAAGTCTGCCTGTGACCTCACCTGCCCCTGCATTCTGGGCAGCTTCTGAGTGGTGTTCAATCCGAATCACCCAGTCACCCAGCTTATCCCAAAGTGATTAAGATAACTGATGATTCTTACTTCTGCTGGCAAGGCAGGTCCTTCAAGGCACCTGTTTTCTCTGTTCTGAGCTTGGCCTTTTGCACCTGAGTTGGCTCCTCAGGAGGAGCGGGGGTGTCTGAAGTCCACTTCTTCCCTCAGAAACTTGGAGCAAGTATGTCTccgtcccccccgccccccagcagcagcaggtTTGGCAGGCAAGCAGAAGTCCCTTATTTTTGCTTAGCCTTTCTGCAGAGGGGCAACCTGAACACCCGCCTGAAGAAGCTGGATGAGAAGGAAGATTTCAGTGCCCTGGTGCTGGCAGCCGCTGGCCTGAGGCGTATGGGCTGGGGGGCTCGCATTGGCCAGGTGCTGGACTAGCATTTGGGGAACAGGgtgtttgttttaaatgtgtaATATATTTAATCCATTCTTCTACTTTAAGATGTAGTCTTTTTGCTGACTCTCACTTCCCTCTAGATTCTGAGCCCCGTGGACTGCTTGTATGCTGTCGGGCAGGTGAGTGACAGGGTCTCCCTTCTGCTTTGCCATTGGCGCCTCCTGGGTTTCCAGAGGCCTGGCCAGTAGCCCTTTTGGCTGTGGAGCCCTAGGAGCCCTCCCCCTGCCTCTGGAAAGCATCTTGACTAACTTGTACTCTGGGCCTCTTCCAGGAAGGGAACTCAGCTGCCTGAGGATCCCAGAGCTGCAAAACAAGGCACCCTCACTATCCAGCCTTTTGGGGCCAAGATGTAGACCTTGGAAAGGAATGCTGCTCTCTAGCCTTTGTCCCCAGTAGCTTCTgctaaaggtgggggggggctgcTTATTCTCCCTCCCATGGGAATCTGTTGGTGACAAAGGCCCACCTTGGTGCAGGAAGCCGAGTACCCTGTGGGTTTTCCATTCCCAGTATCTTTCTTGCCCAGGGCAGCAACCCTTAGGTGAATCAGTTGGAAAGGGAATCAACATGGTTTGCCCCAGCTGAGAGGCTTGATAGGGAAGCGCCACTGCTGAAGGTGCATTTTTGCTCAGTGATGGGAAACACCCAACAAGGAGGCTGGGATGCGAGGTGTCCTGGTCCCCAGAGGGCTCACTCTTGAGGGCCCTGAATCACAGGAAAGTCAAAGGGTCCCTCCTCCTTTACCACCTTCTCTCCCTCCAGGGTGCTTTAGCTGTTGAGGTGCGGGCCAGAGACCAGGAGATCCTAGAGACTGTGTCGGTGTTGCATGATGGGGAGACGGTGCTGCGCTGCATTGCTGAGCGAGCCTTCATGAAGCGCTTGGTAGGTCTTGTAAGCTCCTGGCTGGCTGAGGCTGGGGGGGCCCTCCGAGGCATGGCCCAACAGCCCTGCCAGTCTCTAACCCAGTGCTTTCCTCTGCAGGAAGGAGGCTGCAGTGTGCCAGTGGCTGTGAGCACTCTGCTGAAGGATGGCCAGGTAAAGGTGACTGGCTGCCACCCTCCTGCTTCCTGGCAAAGGGCCAGCAGCCTTGTGTTTTCTGCAGGTGGCAGAGTACTACCATTGAGAGGCAGACACCAGTGTTGACTGCAGAAGCCATGGGAGGGCAGGTGGGAGGGATCAGCTTTTTTTTGAAGGAACTAAAGCCTGGGGGGGTTGCCTAAAAATACTGGGTTTCCCAGGTTCAACATTCTTCCTCCCTCTAGCTATATCTGACTGGAGCAGTCTACAGCCTTGACGGTTCTGAGAGCTTGCAAGAGACCATGCAAAGAAATGTGAAGTTTTCCCTGGAGGTAAGTGCCCTGGCTGCTTTCAAAGCAACAGATCAAGAGTTATGTAACTCATTTGTGAGAACCTGTTAACAGCTGGATTTTCAGCTCCCTTTCCATGTGGTTGCTGTTAGCTAGGACAACAGCACTCTTTAGTTTAAGAAGCAAAGCCAAGCATGTTCTGGGAGTGTTTCCCTGCTGTCAGCCTGGCTAGAACCCTGGCATGCCATGACCTTCCTAACCCTGAAACTCTTCTTAGGGTGAGCCTGCCCTGCAACTCCTTCTACTGAGGAGCCTTTCCCATGGGTGCCCTCCCTTTTCAGAATGAAGATGGCCCTGATGACAACCTCCAACATGTTGGCATCACAGCCAGGAACGTGCCTCGCCTTGCTCAAGAGGCCGCAGAGAGGCTGGGCCAGGAGCTGGCCGACTTGCTCCTGAGCAAAGGGGCCAATCACATCCTCAGCGTGGCGAGGCAGCTCAGCAGTGCCTGATGGACACCACCTCCCTAGAGAGCCGTGATGCCGGCCAGTCACCATTTCCCCCCAAGAGGGAAGGAAGCAAAGGGCTGACCTGTGGCCACGCTGCCAGCAGAAGCACTGGTTTGGTGTGAAGGTGAGCACAGGTTCAGAGCTAGGATTTCCAAACCTCAACTTTGCAAACCTGCAGAATGTCCACCCAAAACCATTTGTTGGCCCAGCAGTGTAAAGTTGCATTCCTCTGAGTACTCGCGGGCACAATTGTCACTACAGAATTATTGCTGAAACCGATTAAAGAGAGGTTACAGCACTGATGTCTGGCGCTTCTTCCGTTGGACCCTCCCCCCACGCGCGTAAGAAGAGACGCGACGGCAGGGAGGGTCTCGCGGGCTTCCTCGCTGCCCCTCCCCGCGACGGCCGGCATGGAAACCCGCAACCACCACCCTAGCTTGCGCCGCCCCCACAAACGACCGGACGAACGCGCATTTTAAACGTCCTTTACTGGCCACGAGCAGCCCCACCAAAGAGCCATGCGCGGGCAGCCCCTTCCCGCCGTCCGCAGCCCCGAGCCCAAGGACGTGGCGCCCGGCGGTGGGACCACTACTCCCGCTCCGTCTATTCCGTCCAGCCCCGCAGCCTGGGGGGCGGTTTCCGGGCCCCGCCGCCGCCTAGTACTCCTGCGAGGCCTGGGGGGCCGCCTTCTTCCGGgccgccgccgcgccgccgcCCTGCGCCGCGGCCTTCCGGGGCAGGAGGGCGGCGGGGATGTTGGGCAGGACGCCGCCCTGCGCGATGGTGACGCGGCCCAGGAGGCGGCTGAGTTCCTCGTCGTTGCGCACCGCCAGCTGGACGTGCCGCGGGACGATGCGGGTCTTGCGGTTGTCGCGTGCCGCGTTGCCCGCCAGCTCCAGGATCTCGGCCGTCAGATACTCAAGCACCGCCGCCAGGTAGACGGGCGCGCCGGCCCCGACCCGCTCCGCGTAGCGTCCGCGCCGGAGCAGCCGATGCACCCGGCCCACCGGGAACTGTAGCCCGGCGCGCGACGAGCGCGACTTAGCACGCGCCCGTGCCTTCCCGCCGCCCGCCTTGCCGCGGCCCGACATGGCGCCCCGCCGGAGATCGCGCAGCCGAAGGGAGCGAGAAGCCCCCGACCCCGAGCGGGCCGCTTTTATAAGGCCCGCGCCGCTTCCGCTGGCCCGCCGTGGCCGTCGATTGGGCTGTGCGCTCCCGCGGCTCTACTGATTGGCTGGCGCCGGAGCCACTGAGTGAGCAGCGCGCGCGATTCAAAAGGGGAGCAAAGGACCGCCTTGCTCGGCTCTCCCCCCGCGCCTGCGCAGCGAAGATAAGCAGGCCTCCAAGTAAAACGATGCGTGGCTTTATTCTGAAGCCTTTTCTGTTCTCCCCTGCTTGAAGGCAGAAGCGAAGAGCTTCTTAACATTCCTTCTCCTCTGCACCTCCAGTCCCCACAACAAGCTCTTTGCAAAAAACCCTGCCCTGCCAAACTGATGACATCACATGAGAGCATGTAACATACTTGTGTGCCCCAGCGTCTGACTTAAGCACCTAAGGTGCTAtgtgcaggatgatgctgtcagcTATGGACCACTTGCCCCACTGCAGCCTCCCCTCAGCTCACCTGCTGCCTATTCCTGCACCCTGTCCTCAAAATGTTTGGCCTCCTCTTCAGCCCTTAGAGCAGTCCAACACATAAATGCCTCAGGTACAAAACAGGGTATAGGAAAACACTGCACAAATTTATACCTGGTGAAGTCTGTGGAAAAGGTGACAGAAGTACTGCAGTTCTAAATAGGCTTCAGAGCAAGATCTTAAATAACTGAAGTTCTTCTCAGCACACACTGAAGACACCAAAATGAAATCCTCCCCCATAATAAATGGCAGGGGAACCATTTAGGAAGCCTATAGGGTCTCCTACTTCCCACAGTTGCGAAAGGTGTGGACTCCATTGGACTCCCTCTCGCCTGGAGATGCAAGGGGACCACAGGTGGGCTGAGATCACCTGAGGGGCTTCTGAGCTGCATCCAGGAGAGGAGAGCCCCCATCACCTGACTGCAAAGTGGGGCTTTTGCAGGAGACTTGACAGTGGGACACTTTGGCTTGCCTGATCTTCCCTGGAGTTCGTGGGGCTCCACTGGAGAAGCAGCCACCCCCCTGTTCTGTCAGGAACAGAAGCTGCACCATGCTGCTCccgcaacagcagcaacagcagccgCCCTTCTGGCAGGGACTAAGAACTGCCCCAGACAGGACAGCATTCACAGCTTTTCTCCGACGGATGGATGGCAGGGACAGAGGAAGAGCAGACAGCCACACGCCGGCTCAGATGTCGTAAAACAGCCGCACCAGCTGGTACCGGATAGCAAAAGCTACTGCACTCCCACCGACCTcaggagagaaaggagaggagagactgTAGTGCAAACGCACAGCCGATCGCTCATGCGACAGGGCTGACTCATCGTAGCAAGGCATTGCTCATCTCACTGTAACTGCTGGGCTGTAAAGTACACAAGGCTATCCGTCCTGCTTTACAAACCTagtggctggtttcacacaacgTACCAAGGTGATCAGGCAACAGTGTGTGTACTGAGGAAATTAAAACTGCTTTGGGCTCGTTGTTTGGGAAGAAAATATCTTTTCCCAAATAGGTTTTGGTGAAAAGGGCACAACTGCTATCCCAAAGGGACCGTCCCCCCAGCCACTGTGTTCCTtacctgcagcagcagcagcagaactgTCAAGTTTCGCTCAGGAGTTGGTCCTATCAGCTTCAGCACCAAGTTAATAAGGGTCATGTTATTGCATTCTGTAAAGTCTCCATCTTTGTCTGTTCCCTGACGCACATCCACCAAGCAGAGTTTCTCAGCTACCTGAGGAGAAACATGTGTTACTTCTGTCATTTCCTCTTGACCCTGTTCTGCATCGTCAGCAGGAGGCAGAGCCAACCACCCTCAGAAGACTGCCCCAAATCCTGCCTTCCCGCTTAAGTGAACAGGTACCTGGAGGATATACGCTCCCCAGGGGGAGAGGCTCTTTGACTTGAACCGTGAGTAGCTCATCTCTAGCTTCCCTGTGCCTGTGTTAAATCTGAAGACAGAGAGGAATGAACTTGGTCAGAAAGAAAGGGAGATGCAGCCCAGGCTGGAATGAGGGGAGGAACAGCTGCAcagcaaggggggggggaatctgcaGGGGGAATCTAATCACGGCAGGCAACAACCCCCCCAAGGGGGCAGTTCCGAGTAAAAGCCAGCAGGATCCTTCATGGAGACTGGTTTAACTAACGTAGACCTCAGCAGGTGGAATTTATGATCTTTGCACAGGACCACGGCACGCCTTGGTTAGAAGCTTGCTTTGAAAGGCAGACTGCTGCTTGGCTTTTCCTTTTGCTGCAGAACCCCTAGCAGGCAGCCCTGTGCTTCTCACCTGGGTAATCGATGGCGGGGGCAAGGGATGATGTGGAAAAGCTGAGGCAGCGAGTAGAGGAAGTTGATCACTTGCGGGATAAAGAACAGCAGCATCGTCTTGCTGAAGTGCCCAAGGATCCCCACCACGGCAAAGGTCATGCCGGCGAAGTAGCAGAAGGTGTCTCCCACGAACACACGGGAGGGGTACCTACCCTCGGCCAGGAGAGAAAACAGACCTGGCAGTCCAGCAAGCAGCTCTTCCCACAGGAAGATAGAAGTGTTGTGTATAATAAAGAGAATGTGCTGCTGGGAAGGAGAGGGGCAGGACAGTGGGCAGGATACTGGGCTGGCCAAATGAAATCTGAAATCCTGGGCCCAACTCAGTAGGTCTCCTCAGAAGAGATGGTGAGAGGGGGCCAAGGGGAAAGCCTCCTCCTGGACTGATTTCTGCAGAGGATCTTGGAAAATGTCTTTGTTTCAGCCCTTGAAACAaggttttatatgtatgtatgtatgtatacacacacacacacacacacatatatatattcccattcattcattcattcattcttgtatggcatagcagttttgtgttcatgctgctttttcttgctgggaaatccttgtgaggtccagcagccagatgtgtagactatttagctgtgacaagtcacacgttgcccggggtgcacgaggaggctagtctacattgcactgagttgggctgagagagagtgactggcccaaggtcacccagccggctttcctgcataaggcaggactagagctcacagactcctggtttctagcccagcaccttaaccactaaaccaaactggctctcactgatgAAATGAAGATCCTTATTTCACCAGATGCTCTTCCTTCTGAGGAAAGAAGGTTCCCAAAGTGCACCATGTGGAGCTGTATAACTCCTCCAGGACTCTCAAACTGCCATCTGTAATGAAGGTCCTCCACCCAGCCACCCCCTggtgcttttctctctctctcttccagagGACCTCTTACCAATTGTGGTACAACAACCCCAGCGTGGTAAAGAAAAAGGGAATCATgaagtagagggagaaaacgtggTCATCTTTGCAATCCCCTGCAGGGAGGAAAATAAAGAGCAGCCAGATTAGCCAACCAGCAGAGCCCACTCGTCCTTTGCAGAGCATGCTCCTTGGGAAGACACCAACCCTGTGTACCCGTTAGCTCTGTGATATTGAAAGCAATGATCGAGGCAGCAATCACCAGCGACTGCCCAGCTTCCAGACCATTGATCCCGGCCAGAATATTGATTGCGTTGGTGCAGAACACGGCTAGCATGCCCATGTACACGTAGTAGAGGATCCCTGCAAGAAAATCACAGAACAGGATCTCCCTCTCTGTCAACAGAGATGCAGCACCCTCCCTGCCAGCTGCCACAGCCGCAGTCTGGTCTGGCAGGGGGCACTCACCCAGGTCGAGGTGCACACCCAGCAGCATCCGGAAGGGCTTCGGCACCACAATGGTGGTGTTCCCAAAGTTGGTGAAATAGACCATGAGCAGGGGCAAGGAGGCCATGGTGGGCAGCAGCAGCTTGTGCCGCCAGCGTAGGTTGAGAACATCGTCAGCGAAGCCCAGGAAGATCATGCAGCAAATGGCCAGCAGGGCTCCCACGAACGCCACCAGCTGCAAGGGGAGCCAGCAAGAGAGGTCAGCCACCTGGCCGGGCTGCCCCAGTCCCTGCCCCTGTGCCCCCTAGCCCCGCTCGGATCCCGGCCCGGCTCACCTCGTGGTGCGGGAAGGCCTGGCACCGCTCCTCCGCGAAGCAGCTCAGGAAGGGCACGGGGATGAAGCAGAAGAGGATAATCAGGAAGACGGCCCCGCTGATCACGCCCTGGGACTCGGGGCTGCGGGCGAGAACGCGGCCGATGAGCCTCCGAGGCTGCCCGGCCGCCCCTTCGCCCCCCCCGGCCGCCCCCTCGCACTCACATGGGCTGCTTAGTGGGCTTGTTCAGGTCGGACCCGCACAGCCGGGCGGCGAGGAAGTGCTCCCGGAAGGCGGGGATCAGGCGCAGAGTGGCCCAGCAGCCCAGCGCGGAGCCGGCCAGGTTGATCAGCAGCGGCACCATCGGCAGCTTCCACATCGCCGCGCCCGGCACCCGCGGCCTCCCTGCCGAGGAGCAAAGACGCCCGAAGGAGTCGGAGAGCGCGTTTCCGCCCGGACAGCTCTCGATGAGGCGCCGCTCGCCCTGTCAGCTACGGCGGCCTTAGGCTTGCCCTTACTAAATATGGCGTCCCGCTCGGCCGTCACGTGACAGCTGCCGGGGCGTCTCTGCTGGCCCTACGTCACCCGAGCTCGCTCGGGGGTGGGCGGGGTCATTTAAAGGGGCAGCAGCTTTTCAGAAGCTCTGTTTTCCGGAGCGTGGCGGCAGCTGTCTTGGTCTCTCGCGCCCGAGCGCAGGAAGCTGTTGCGGAGTGGAAGCCCCGGCAGACGGCCGCACAAGCCCCGCCTCTTCTCCGGCGCCCGCGCCAGGCGGGCTGCCGCCCAGGGGCTTTCCCCAAATCCGCGTGCCCCGAGCCGCAGCGACCCGCGACTCGCACCCCCCTCGTTCAGCGCCTCCGCCCGGCCGCCTTGCAGAGCTCTCGCTCTCCCTGCGTTGCTGCTCCCTGGCACGCGCGTAGCGCCCCCTCCCGCCGGACGCGGCCCGGGCCCCGCTGAAACACGGGGAGGGGGCGAGCTCGGGCTCTCCGACGGCCCCACGGAGACCGTCCGCCCCGCGGCTTCACCCCGCGGGCACGCTCGCCCGGCTGGAAGCGAGCCTCGCCGCCGCCAGTCCTTCGGGGAACGGAGACCGGAAGGAGGGCTGCTCTGGCCAGCAGGGGCACCGCCTTCTGACCTGTGCCCTCCCCGCCTTGGCGCGCCGCTCCAGCCCCGAACAGACGGGGGCTCACCTGGCCGACCTATCAAGGCGGCCCCGGGCGGATGCCCAGGATCGCCCACCTGCTCGGGCCCTCGCGGGAGAGCGCGGCGGCCGTGCCCTTTGCGTCCCTTTCCCAGCGGGCGGCGGCCGGGCAGCTCCCAGCCAAACTGCGCTCCCCGTCCTGCGCCTTTAAGGTGGAGCCGGCAGCGGGCGGGCAGCGGCGGCGTTAGCCCTGCCCAGTGACCGCCCCGGCCAGCCCCTCTCAAGCGCCGCTGCGCTCCGCCCAGCTTCGGCCGTCAGGAGAGGCGGAAGAGCTCGGCTGCCATGTAGCTCCGAGCCGGCTCCGGGAAGGAGGAAGCGAGTCCGCTGCCCCCGTTCCGATTTCGCCGCCCGGGAGCTCCGCGATGCATCCCCCAGACGCCCCGTGAGCAGCGGGCGCGCCATGGAAGCGGCGCcggggctgggctggggctgggcgGCGCTGGTGCTGCTTTTCGCCGCCTCCCTGCTCACCGTCTCGGCCTGGCTCCTGCAGTTCGCCCGGCGCGTATGGCGCGGACGCGGCCAGGCGGCAGAAGCCCCGCAGAGCAAGGCGGCCTCCGCCCCCGCCAGCCTCTGGGCGGCCGTGCTGCGCCTGGGGTCGGGCCGCGAAGGCGCGGCGAGCCCCCAGGCGGCCGGGGCCCGCGGCTTGTTAACCTCTCTCTTCGCTTTCCGCGCCTTCCGCGAGAACTGGCAGCGAGCCTGGCTGCGCGCCCTCAACACCCAGGCCCGACAGCAGGGGGTAAGCCGGCCCATCAGGGCTGCGCTCTGGGCCGAAGGGGGCGGCAGTGCCTGGTCCCGCGAGAGGCACCCCGCAGGGACCGCTCGGCCGCCCGCAAAGACTGGCCGCGCGGGGGACAGAAGCGGAGCGGGTGGGTCTCGCCCTGGGCCACCTTCTCCCTCGCCCGCAACGGCCCTCTGGCCGAAAGGTCGGGCTCGCCCCGCGGAGCGATGACCGGCTTCTGTTGCCGAAAAGGACCGGTTGGCTTGAGCCCCGCTCAGGCCTGGCTGCTGCCTTACCCCCGTGACTTTCCGCTGGCGGGCGGCGGCGCGCTGATTCCCCGCTCCTCGTGCGCGAAGGAGCCCTTCTTGGCCGGCTTCTGCTTCTGCCGTCTCCGGGCTTGTCCTCTGAGGCTGTGCAGGCTCGCCGCTCtcttctgccccctccccccggcGATTTCCACTTTTTCTTCTGCCACGGAAGCCAAGCGGGCTGGATCGATGGAGAGCGAGCGATCCAGCTAGCCGCGTGGGGAGCCCCTCTCCATGGGGCGTTTGGGAGCTGGGGAGAAGTTTCTTGGCATCCTAAAGAATGCAAGTGGGTGTGGGGAAACAGATCTAACTTGTCTGGTGGTCTCTGTTCCCCGGTTTTAAGGCAGTAGCTTTGACCTTCTAGGGATCTGTCCTCCCTCCTTCATGTTGTCTGTCAGAGCTCCCTTCATTACCCTTTTTAATATCCGGGTAAACATCCTAATGAGTTTCCTTAAATGCACCAAAGGTCACAGTAGGCCTCTCTGGGCATTTACATAAAGAAGGCAGCATGTTTAGGAAAAAGTGCAATTACCTGGATGTCCTTTACTCAGACCAGGGCGTGCTTGACATTGCCCTACAGAGACCTGGGAGGCTGCTGTGGACCCTGCAGACTCCAGTATTTTTCATCAGGACTGCCTTGGTGCTATTGGTACTGTATTCCCcaaggcagggcagggcagggcagggcagtggTGGAATTAGCTGCCAAGCAGGGAGAAATGGCAGGGTATGCAAAAGTCCAAGCTGACCCCTCCCTCCTCTGCAGACTGAAATTTTGCTTAAAAGTGTGAAAAGAGCTGCTTTTGCTCCCCCTCCCACCTTTCCTGACGCTGGATACTGCTGGTCTGACTTTTCTCCTCCCTCCGCTCTTCCTACTCAAGACACTGCCCTCCTCTCACTTGGGGCCTTTTTACTCCACtgttctttcaaaagaaaagggGGTAGACAGCAGATCACAAACCTGCAGCAGAGCTCCAAGTTGAAATCTTCCCTTAGTAAGGGGCTTGCTTGGTGGACTCGCCCATGTTGGTTTTgtgatttcccccctccccagcaagGAAAATGATGGGAAGCTCCTGGACATGGGCCTGTTCCTCCCAAGTCTTGAACGCATCAAGTGGAGGCGGAGGAGGTCTTGCAGGCCATCAGGACCAAGGTGCTCTCCTTGCTGGGAGCCCAGAGCCAGGGGTCCCAGGAGATGGCTGGCAAGGGAGAGCCGGCCCACCTGGTGGTTATCTCTGCTCCCCTTGAACTTTAGCCATTAAATCTGGTCTTGCTCTCAGAAATACAAAAGAACCTGCCCTCTTGCAAGGGACAGCTCTTCAGGCATTTGAACAGTGCAACCACCCTCTCACCACCACAGTGCCTTCTGACTAAATTTGCCCCCTTCCCTCATAAGATTGGTCCTCCATGTTCCTGAGCATCTTTGTGGCCCAACTTTTCCTGCATCTTCTCCTGGAGGATCCCCACAGAAGTCACAGAAGGAGAGAATAGATGGATAGTGGATACATAGTTTTCTGCAGGGGAAGAGTATCCATGTGGGAACAGCCCTGCAGAGAAACAGCCTCAGATGTGCATCACTTTTGCATCCAACTATCCTGGAAGGCTATACAAAAATGCAGGCCTGTTTCACCAGCTTCTGTCACTGGTGAAGAGGTAAATCTCAAGAGGGTTGAAGAGGAAGACCAAGGTAATATGCAAGAGTTCATGCATTTTCATGCATCTTCTTTTGCActcccccctttctttcctttccatcaGCAAGATAGGCTGCTACAAACAATGCTCAGGAAGGAATGGAGGAAATTT
This genomic interval from Candoia aspera isolate rCanAsp1 chromosome 9, rCanAsp1.hap2, whole genome shotgun sequence contains the following:
- the DPAGT1 gene encoding UDP-N-acetylglucosamine--dolichyl-phosphate N-acetylglucosaminephosphotransferase, producing MWKLPMVPLLINLAGSALGCWATLRLIPAFREHFLAARLCGSDLNKPTKQPIPESQGVISGAVFLIILFCFIPVPFLSCFAEERCQAFPHHELVAFVGALLAICCMIFLGFADDVLNLRWRHKLLLPTMASLPLLMVYFTNFGNTTIVVPKPFRMLLGVHLDLGILYYVYMGMLAVFCTNAINILAGINGLEAGQSLVIAASIIAFNITELTGDCKDDHVFSLYFMIPFFFTTLGLLYHNWYPSRVFVGDTFCYFAGMTFAVVGILGHFSKTMLLFFIPQVINFLYSLPQLFHIIPCPRHRLPRFNTGTGKLEMSYSRFKSKSLSPWGAYILQVAEKLCLVDVRQGTDKDGDFTECNNMTLINLVLKLIGPTPERNLTVLLLLLQVGGSAVAFAIRYQLVRLFYDI
- the HMBS gene encoding porphobilinogen deaminase isoform X2, producing the protein MLQAHHPHLRFQIVAMSTTGDKILDTALSKIGEKSLFTKELENALERNEVDLVVHSLKDLPTSLPPGFTIGAICKRENPHDAVVFHPKHAGKTLSSLPENCVIGTSSLRRAAQLKRKFPRLQFKDIRGNLNTRLKKLDEKEDFSALVLAAAGLRRMGWGARIGQILSPVDCLYAVGQGALAVEVRARDQEILETVSVLHDGETVLRCIAERAFMKRLEGGCSVPVAVSTLLKDGQLYLTGAVYSLDGSESLQETMQRNVKFSLENEDGPDDNLQHVGITARNVPRLAQEAAERLGQELADLLLSKGANHILSVARQLSSA
- the HMBS gene encoding porphobilinogen deaminase isoform X3, which translates into the protein MAAENKDDLNDQTIRVGTRKSQLARIQTDSVVKMLQAHHPHLRFQIVAMSTTGDKILDTALSKIGEKSLFTKELENALERNEVDLVVHSLKDLPTSLPPGFTIGAICKRENPHDAVVFHPKHAGKTLSSLPENCVIGTSSLRRAAQLKRKFPRLQFKDIRGNLNTRLKKLDEKEDFSALVLAAAGLRRMGWGARIGQILSPVDCLYAVGQGALAVEVRARDQEILETVSVLHDGETVLRCIAERAFMKRLEGGCSVPVAVSTLLKDGQLYLTGAVYSLDGSESLQETMQRNVKFSLENEDGPDDNLQHVGITARNVPRLAQEAAERLGQELADLLLSKGANHILSVARQLSSA
- the LOC134502585 gene encoding histone H2A-beta, sperm gives rise to the protein MSGRGKAGGGKARARAKSRSSRAGLQFPVGRVHRLLRRGRYAERVGAGAPVYLAAVLEYLTAEILELAGNAARDNRKTRIVPRHVQLAVRNDEELSRLLGRVTIAQGGVLPNIPAALLPRKAAAQGGGAAAARKKAAPQASQEY
- the HMBS gene encoding porphobilinogen deaminase isoform X1 — translated: MAAENKDDLNDQTIRVGTRKSQVTDETLVSPWLLWFTRVSAIGPSQLARIQTDSVVKMLQAHHPHLRFQIVAMSTTGDKILDTALSKIGEKSLFTKELENALERNEVDLVVHSLKDLPTSLPPGFTIGAICKRENPHDAVVFHPKHAGKTLSSLPENCVIGTSSLRRAAQLKRKFPRLQFKDIRGNLNTRLKKLDEKEDFSALVLAAAGLRRMGWGARIGQILSPVDCLYAVGQGALAVEVRARDQEILETVSVLHDGETVLRCIAERAFMKRLEGGCSVPVAVSTLLKDGQLYLTGAVYSLDGSESLQETMQRNVKFSLENEDGPDDNLQHVGITARNVPRLAQEAAERLGQELADLLLSKGANHILSVARQLSSA